The sequence below is a genomic window from Anopheles cruzii chromosome 3, idAnoCruzAS_RS32_06, whole genome shotgun sequence.
AGCGCACGTCAACCGTAACGCTAATTACTAGACGCAGTATTCAGACCGCACGCGGTCTTTGAGGGTAACGCTAGGTGGTGACTGGTGACGAATTCTCATGCAACCCAATACATATCAAAGGTAAATAAGAGAGAATAAGTATTAATAAACTACCATCTAGCGTAGGTTGGATTCCTTAGGGCGCGCGGAGCACACCGTGGGGAGCGTGCTGAAAACGTAGAGCGAACCCGCAAAACAAGAATACCCTAAGTGAAACAATATAAGCAACGGATACATATCAACCTAAATCAACAGGAGCAAATGTGGGCAACGTTGTGGAGGACGCATCCTAGCGAAACTAGCAGAGATACATATCAAATACACGCTAAGGGAAAGACGGTTAGCTGGGGCGTAGATGCTAGCTGGACAACCGCGGTTGTCAGGATCATCCGGCAAGGCCGGAATGGGTGTTAAGGTTTTGAGGACGAACGAAATGGATATGACACGAGCTATTGGTTTAGTACAATGTACCACTTTCTTCTGCTAGCATTTTCTTCTAGTTTTCTCTGCCGAAGCAAGTAGATAGGAATGAGCAAATCTGTATAGGTGATGAGTAGAGCGAACAAAGCACGTTGATGGTCCACGTGAACGGAATAAGGTTTTCCTTGCAAATGGTGTAAGGTGTAAGGTGGCTTTCTGCCGCTTTTCCCCGAACCAGATGCTCTCTGATTGTGCCCTGTTATGGTATGATACTTCTGAGTCTGCCCTTGGATACATTGGCCCAAAAATGATTGTAGAGTCATAAAAGAGCTATTGTGCGCCTTCAGAGCGATGATACTAATCGACGTCCGTTCTTGTTTTGGTAgtgaaaaggaagaaagataCTTCATTTGCAAGTATAAGCATTGCCGGGTGTGTAATGAAACAAGCTTTAATACTTCTTAACAActtcggtcggcggtcggtaGAATGAGCTGGAAATGCTGGCATCCTAAAGTTGTGTACCACTTGTATATTACTTTTGAAGCGGGAAGGTTCTTATTAGTCTCTCTGAACAAAAGGCAACCATTACGTTTGAGTCTGGCTTAGTTGGTTATTTCAAGAGTTTATTTATGATGAACCACACTCTCTCAGGTGAGTGTGTGGGCACTGTTGATCTATTGTGTAAAGCACGAGAGAAACATTAAAGCTAGGCAGAGCGAGTGTCGGAAGGCAGGCATAGGAACGAGCATAGAGTATAGCAAGAGCGAAGCCGGAGTAATGCAACCTATAGAACTGATAATTTAGCCCGAAACATATCATAATatatgaaattgaaaaacgaaaGTTGCGTTTCGCTGGAACAAATTACTAGGAAGATATATACATCTATATATACACATATAAATATACAAAGGCAAATCTACGTATGGAAAACAGATATCTAATGTGGTGCATAGTtgtataaaaaataaacaaacattcattcGCCACAAACGAATCGACTATACAAAGTTAATGAACGTTTTAAAAGAGAATACTAAACCAATAAGTTATGGCACTGCTCCCAGtagagagacaaagagagaagCTGTTGCACGAACCCTGTACCAGTAGCGGAGCGAAAGTACTAATCAAAACGTAGTAAATACGAAAAAAGGTGACGAAAGTGGAAATCAAATACATCCCCGCACATAAACAGGTTCACTATACAACCGCAACACATATCAACGTCTTCATCCTCCCCGGGGCGTGGGGAATTCGGGCCACAGTTCCAACAGCATTTGGCGAAGTTTTGAGGTACAGCTATTTCGCAATCGGAGAATTCTACACTCAAATTCAGACAAACCTATCCATTTACCACCCATTAACCTCTCTCACTGGAGTTGTCTCATCCTAATGACCCATTCCCTATCGATGTGCCTCTCTCGGCGGATGGTTTCTAGGAAACTTATTGCTCGAGCCTGAAGCGACACTTCCAAAGCGGGTTAACGCAAGTTGTGCGTCCAGGTTGTACTACTGTCCTTCTGCAGTTTCACCCATTTcaacccgaaccgaacaagACGCTTTAAGTCCTTTAGTGTTGTGCTTGGCATTTTCTCATTGTTGTTCAAGGTGTTGAGCTGTAAGCAGGTTTTAAGTAAGTGCCACTTAGCGAACAGCCTGGATTGATTGGTTCCAACACATTGCCGATCTCTGCCGACGAGACCCGTGAAGGATATTGGTTTTGTTCCGTTGTGCGAACACGAGAGAGAAGCAACTGTTAGTGTGCCGCACCGAAGGCCCTATCTTACTGGAATGCCcgacaaatgaaacaaactaTTCGAGCCCCACAAATGGTTAGATTGTTGAACGCAAACGATACACAACTCTTAACACAAAGTAATTACCTGTTCTTAGCTGTGCTTTTTTAACGCATACACTTTATTCAAACGACGGGTGACGCGTAGTCTAACCGAAAACTGAAGTCAGACGCTACATAGTTGGCCAGCATAGTAGGTCGACCAACGAGTTACAAACACTATTGATCTAGTTGTTAATCTGAATGGACTTTAAAAAGATCTAACTAGCAAATGAAGCGATGAAGAAGAAAGGTCTAAGAAACAGTAACGCAAACATATCACATTTGTTGTTGATCGAGTGTTTCATCTGAAGACACATAAAGTATTGCATTGCGGTGCAACGCATTCTTCTTCATACATCATCAGAAAACATTACCGTAGACATGGAACCAGTTTATAGAACAccacaaaataataaataataacatcAAAGTAAAAACCCATACAAGGGCAGTCAAATAGGAAAGGAAATCACATCCGCTCCGGTTTGGATTCCATGCCGCCGGAAGGAGACTTAAACAGGGGCTTACAGGGGAACTTGACTCGCAGCTCATTACCTAAACCGAGTGTCCAGCGAGCAGACGGTGCACCGATACATATCAAACGTTGGTCTGAATCAATGGGGGAAAAATTAACAATTTTAAGTAGACACAAAACTTGACTGctgtagaaagaaaaaacacagatGATGCTATACGATCGCTTCAGCGCTATGTTTCAACCAGAGTACCACAACCCACAACCCATTCTAGTGTCCCCATATTACGGTTATTAGAGTGTCAGATGTCTAGTTTATGTTGGTCATGCAATCttaatcaataaaaaaacagaaaaaacactgaaatttgaaacaaaagtgTAGTTTCTCAAACCGTTGTTGAATTGTTCATAGCTGACCGCATAAGACACATAGAATAGgggaccgcgcgcgcggaaaaaCCTCCGAACAAGCGTACATTAATACTTGGTTACCTGTTACACAACCGATCCTTGTTTggtcacacaaaaaaccccgTCTGTTGctggactttctggcaagCGACCTAGATGAATAAAGTGTTACGTTTCGACGTTGCTGAGAAAATAGAAcagaaacggggaaaaaatccaaaccaaaacatCCATAAAAAATCCCATTAGATGTACATGTATTTTTAGTGGTTAAGCAAAGTATAAATATACATCTATAAATATTTAgaaagaaatgtaaaaaaggTTCCGATTGACAGACGGGCGATAAAGAGAGCAGTGATCGAGAAGAGcatgtaaaaaaaacagatgCAAATAAATGTGTTGGACAGTTTAACTGGATGATTGAGATGTTGTGATGTTAGTTTTGCATGGTTTTCAAATAATActttgtgttatttttgtgtATGTCAATCAATTGATAATTCTACAATGGCtgacattcaactaaaagtttgacactcAGGATGACAGATgcattcgaaaactgtaaagtgccagccctgtgatttcgaaactgCAAAATGGATAACCCTGCATTAACTTGTTATAAGTCGCCGGTAGTAATTCCTTCACAAATACTTCAGCCACAGTCTTCCCAGTGGCCAATTATGCACCAAGTGGTCGATAAACTGTTCCAGGAAGGTCCCAGGTCCCATCTTGACATTTCAGTACCCCGTCGTCGATTCCATGCCTAGCGCAAACCCTAGCCACCCCCCAGCATCGACAGCACCTTAAAGTGGCTCTTCCGAGGGAAACCGAAAgttcactttcttcgaccTTTCGGTTGAGGCGTTGTTGAGGGCTCACGCCAGGCCTTCCCTTTACATCAGAGCTTCCGGAGAGCCGTACATGACGCTTACGACCCCACGAACCGGGTGGTACGGCGGGGGCTTTAATGTTTACCTTTGCCAGCATCTCTTGAGCATCGTGCTCGCACAAACCATAAAGTGCTGTACTTCCGTAACAGGCTGCGCTCCCCGTAATTCCCGATGGAGCGTACCGAGGGTCACATTATCCACACCGGGGCTGGGCCGGTTGTTTCATTATGCAACGGAGACGCCTGCAACCTTGTGGCGTTACCACGTGGGGCCATTGCGCGTTACCTACGCGTTGGTACGAGAGTGGAGCGAGTCGAACTGAGGGCACCGACGACTTCCACTTCCAAGTTCCACGTTCCGGCCTTGATCAACGGGGAGGGTggtgttgaaaaataatgGAGATCTTCAATTGtgaggaaaaaaatcaaacgacgATTACACTTTATTTCGATCTGGTAGGTTCCGCCACAGCCCACGCGGCCTAGTGCCTTATCCTTCATCGCCGTCAGCCCCCGAggccgccccccgggggttaAAGCTTGCTCCACAATTTTGCTTGACAAAAATTTTGGACAAACCATCGCCCCCCGTACTCTAGCCGCGCTGTCTTGGGGGCCGAACCTTGAAATCTGCTCCTCTCCGGTTGTCTGCCAGCCTGGTCGGCCTCGGGCGTCGGGTACACGTTTTACGTCTGGACTTTGCgtaaaattagaaaacaagtaacggcggtggcggtgtaaCGTTGAACACATGTAATAATTTAAGTACCGCTCCTACGGCGTTCGTTGGGGCGTTCGTCGATCGCGCAGGACGCACCTACGCGCGGAGTCCTTCCGTGAGACGCGTTGACGAGGGGAACACAAACGGGTACACTAACATTTAGCTTAAATAAGGCACGTATTTGCTGCATGTTCCACATGAAGATCCGGTTGGCGTGGTGGCTGCGGGCGAGAGTCGTAATTGGTCATGGTGAATGTGGCACCTCCACGAGCCGGGCCCCGAAGCTCAGTAGTTGTAGCCTCCGTTCGGGGAGTACGCCTGGGGCAGTGTGGCCGGGACCTGCTgtgggccaccggaactgtagccaccgccgccggaatgtgacggaccaccggaactgtacccaccgccgccgccgccgcctccggaaTGTGACGGACCGCCGGAACTGTAGCCACCGCCCGAGTGCGACGATCGGCCGTTCGAGGAGAAGGTGCTGGCCGAGAACGAGGCCTGCGAGAATCCGTTACCGCTCGAGCCGGCCTGGTAGCTGCCGCCGCTGAaaccgttgccaccgccgccgccgccgaacgagGAGCCACCACCGAAGCTGGGAGCTCCGTACTGGCTCGAGGGAGTCTGGGAAGGAGCTCCATACTGGCTAGAAGGAGGCCTAGCCGGAGCGCCGTACTGGCTAGATGGAGGCTGGGATGGAGCGCCATACTGACTGGACGGGGTCTGGGCAGGAGCACCATACTGGCTCGATGGGGCTTGAGCGGAAGGAGCTCCATATTGGCTAGATGGAGGCTGGGAAGGGGCTCCGTACTGGGACGATGGTGGTCGAGGTGCTGGGGCACCGTACTGAGACGATGGCGTCTGGGACGGGGCTCCATACTGGCTCGAGGGAGTCTGCGCCGGGGCACCGTACTGGGACGATGGGCGGGAAGGAGCCGGAGCACCGTACTGCGAGGAGGGAGGACCCTGCGATGGGGCTCCGTACTGGGATGAAGGCGGACCCTGCGACGGAGCACCGTACTGGGATGAGGGAGGACCCTGCGATGGGGCTCCGTACTGGGATGAGGGAGGACCCTGCGACGGGGCTCCGTACTGAGAGGAAGGTGGACCCTGCGACGGGGCTCCGTActgcgacgacggcggacgcTGGGCTGGTCCACGCGAATATCCATtgccatttccgtttcctccgCTGCTATGCCCATTTCCAtgtccgtttccgtttccaccGTTGCTGTGTCCGTTGCCATTCGATGGGGCACCGTACTGTGACGAAGGACGACTGGGCGCACCGTAGCTGGACGAAGGACGTGCCCCGAATCCGTTGCCACCTTGCGACTGCGACGGAGCTCCGTACTGGCTCGACGGGCGGCCACTCGAGTATCCGTTGCTGCCGTGCTGTTGCTGAGATGGCGCACCGTAGGACTGCGAAGGAGCGGCCGGAACACCGTAGCTGGTGGACGGGGGACGGAACGACTGctgctgaggctgctgctgctgttgttgcggtggTCCGTACTGGCTTGATGGGCGACCACCGGAGTACCCGTTACCGCCCTGCCCTCCGAACCCTTGGTTGCCTCCTCCATTACTGCCCCCGAAGCTGGGCGCTCCGTAGGACTGCGACGGAGCCTGGCCCGGAGCGCCGTAGGACTGCGACGGTCCTGACGGCGGAGCTCCGTACGATTGCGAAGGACCGGACGAGTGACCGTTGGAGCCCCCGTTGGAGTAGCCCCGACCGCCGTTTCCGTTACCATTCCCATTGCTCCAGCCGCCACCGGCTCCACCACTCGGAGCACCGTAGCTGGAGGAAGGAGTCTGGGCGGCCGGAtatccaccgccgccgccaccgccaccaccacccgatgGTGGCAGGTAGCTACCGGTCGGTGGCAGAGGAGCCTCCCGCTTGGCGAGGCTCGTCGCGGCACGGGCAGGGACCAGCACGGCGCAGCACACTacgagcgccgccgccaccagcttGCGATTGCTGCTGGCCATGCTGCTGTCGGGAGTCGGCTGAGTCCGGTGTCGAGTCTGAAACGAAGCCAACAGAAACCTAACGTTagcgatcgacgacgacagcgtCCTCTACTTTGACAAACGCAGCACCCAACTCGTCGATCTCCGGCGATCGTTGCGCGATTGCGATCCGGCAGCCTCCGCATACATTGTTCGGAGCCGGCCGGAGCTTGGGTCGGAGCTTGGGTCGGAATCGAAACCGGTAGCCATTACGGCGAGGTCCATATTTACGATCCGTCGACACAATCCGCCGCACCGAAATCGATTGTTGTGTGGCGGCATGTGGCGTGCGGCACGTGGCGGTGTGTGGTTTATGGCCAGTGCCTTTCTTTACATAACCATTGTGCCGACGCCAGCTTCTTCCGTTCGCTGCACCGAGTCGCGGAATTGACGGCTGGAGAAATGTGGCATCGAGCTGCCGCCCTCGACACCCTCGAGGGCGGCAGAAAATTATGGTCAAACCccaggggggaggggggcgggAGGGAGCAGGGCTCACATCCCCTCCTTCTACTTATGCAAGCCCACG
It includes:
- the LOC128270048 gene encoding pro-resilin-like codes for the protein MASSNRKLVAAALVVCCAVLVPARAATSLAKREAPLPPTGSYLPPSGGGGGGGGGGYPAAQTPSSSYGAPSGGAGGGWSNGNGNGNGGRGYSNGGSNGHSSGPSQSYGAPPSGPSQSYGAPGQAPSQSYGAPSFGGSNGGGNQGFGGQGGNGYSGGRPSSQYGPPQQQQQQPQQQSFRPPSTSYGVPAAPSQSYGAPSQQQHGSNGYSSGRPSSQYGAPSQSQGGNGFGARPSSSYGAPSRPSSQYGAPSNGNGHSNGGNGNGHGNGHSSGGNGNGNGYSRGPAQRPPSSQYGAPSQGPPSSQYGAPSQGPPSSQYGAPSQGPPSSQYGAPSQGPPSSQYGAPSQGPPSSQYGAPAPSRPSSQYGAPAQTPSSQYGAPSQTPSSQYGAPAPRPPSSQYGAPSQPPSSQYGAPSAQAPSSQYGAPAQTPSSQYGAPSQPPSSQYGAPARPPSSQYGAPSQTPSSQYGAPSFGGGSSFGGGGGGNGFSGGSYQAGSSGNGFSQASFSASTFSSNGRSSHSGGGYSSGGPSHSGGGGGGDQRLICIGAPSARWTLGLGNELRVKFPCKPLFKSPSGGMESKPERM